Proteins from one Magnetococcales bacterium genomic window:
- a CDS encoding response regulator, whose amino-acid sequence MAKLLVIDDDEAVRVLLRTILEAVGHEILVADGGDEGMRLLESTSVDLVITDILMPEKDGLAVIRELADSHPGVKIIGLSGGGMILSAKTSLQAAEKMGVSQTLSKPFTSQQVLDVIDAALATPPS is encoded by the coding sequence GTGGCCAAACTGCTGGTCATAGACGATGATGAGGCGGTACGAGTCCTTTTACGCACCATCCTTGAGGCGGTCGGCCATGAAATTTTGGTAGCCGATGGTGGGGATGAGGGGATGCGTCTGCTTGAGTCCACCTCGGTGGATCTGGTGATCACCGATATTCTCATGCCGGAAAAAGATGGCTTGGCAGTGATCCGGGAGCTGGCCGACAGCCATCCCGGGGTCAAAATTATCGGCCTGTCAGGGGGTGGCATGATCCTGAGTGCCAAAACCAGCCTGCAAGCCGCCGAAAAAATGGGGGTCTCCCAAACCCTTTCCAAGCCGTTTACTTCCCAGCAGGTTCTTGATGTAATCGATGCAGCTCTGGCTACGCCTCCTTCTTAA
- a CDS encoding SIS domain-containing protein produces the protein MTFPQTKFASISRFHHAYIQEIHQALASLDDQALQAAADLLEGVIRQRKWIFTCGNGGSAAIANHCLCDFGKGVRTHTPLKPRVSALSAHIESITAIANDMDYADIFAHQLASLASPGDLLITISASGNSENVVRAAQWARENQLHTLALTGFNGGRLREMAQYPLHIKADNYGVIEDSHQAILHMLAQYIRQKHMDEDRVAAEKF, from the coding sequence ATGACTTTTCCACAGACCAAATTTGCCTCCATCAGCCGATTTCATCACGCCTATATCCAGGAGATCCATCAAGCCCTGGCTTCCCTGGACGATCAGGCCCTGCAAGCCGCTGCTGATCTTCTGGAAGGGGTGATCCGGCAACGAAAATGGATTTTCACCTGTGGTAACGGCGGCTCTGCGGCCATTGCCAACCACTGTCTCTGCGATTTTGGCAAAGGGGTCCGGACCCATACCCCCTTGAAACCCAGGGTCTCCGCCCTGAGCGCCCATATCGAATCCATTACCGCCATCGCCAACGATATGGACTATGCCGACATTTTTGCCCATCAACTCGCCAGCCTGGCCTCCCCCGGCGATCTTCTGATCACCATCAGCGCTTCGGGGAACTCAGAAAATGTTGTGAGAGCCGCCCAGTGGGCCAGGGAAAACCAGCTCCACACCCTGGCACTCACCGGTTTTAACGGCGGCCGTCTGAGGGAAATGGCCCAATACCCCCTCCACATCAAAGCGGATAATTACGGTGTTATCGAGGACAGCCATCAGGCGATTTTGCACATGTTGGCTCAGTATATCCGTCAAAAACA
- a CDS encoding D-tyrosyl-tRNA(Tyr) deacylase yields MKGLVQRVSRAQVDVGGETIARIDRGLLVFVAVVRGDGEPELERMVRKVGGLRIFPDEQGRMNRSVKEIGGEILAVSQFTLAAELSRGYRPSFGPAEEPEQAEKMFDRFVAGLRGMDIPVFCGEFGADMQVGLTNDGPVTIWLDYPPKK; encoded by the coding sequence GTGAAAGGATTGGTCCAGCGTGTCAGCCGTGCCCAGGTGGATGTGGGGGGAGAGACCATCGCCCGTATTGATCGGGGCTTGCTGGTTTTTGTGGCTGTGGTGCGGGGAGATGGCGAGCCCGAGCTGGAACGAATGGTGCGCAAGGTAGGAGGCTTGCGGATTTTTCCCGATGAGCAGGGGCGCATGAATCGCTCGGTAAAGGAGATCGGTGGAGAGATCTTGGCGGTCTCCCAGTTTACCCTGGCGGCGGAACTCTCCCGGGGATATCGCCCTTCCTTTGGTCCTGCCGAGGAGCCGGAGCAGGCTGAAAAAATGTTTGACCGATTCGTGGCGGGGCTGAGGGGGATGGATATTCCCGTCTTCTGTGGCGAATTCGGTGCAGATATGCAGGTGGGGCTTACCAACGATGGCCCGGTGACCATTTGGCTCGATTATCCGCCTAAAAAGTGA
- a CDS encoding response regulator gives MSSSSDHILIVDDDPEICRLVGNYLEKNGFRVSSSGDGLGLKKILDKSHVDLIVLDLMLPGEDGLTLCRNLRSRSNIPVVMLSARGEEMDRIIGLEMGADDYLPKPFHPRELLARVKSVLRRARSLPNDALEQNEILTFRFAGWTLDGPSRQLYTPDGETVPLSGSEFNLLRIFLNHPNRVLSRDQLLDLSHGREIEPFDRTIDMQVSRLRRRLGDDPKNPILIKTVRSAGYVFCARVEKNS, from the coding sequence ATGTCCTCCTCCTCTGACCACATTCTGATTGTGGATGACGATCCGGAAATCTGCCGGCTTGTCGGAAACTATCTGGAAAAAAACGGGTTTCGGGTCAGTTCCTCCGGGGATGGTCTGGGCCTGAAAAAAATTTTGGACAAGAGCCATGTGGATCTTATCGTCCTGGATCTGATGCTGCCCGGTGAAGATGGGCTCACCTTGTGCCGAAACCTGCGCTCCCGCTCCAACATACCGGTGGTGATGCTGAGCGCCCGTGGGGAGGAGATGGACCGTATCATCGGTCTGGAGATGGGTGCCGATGACTATCTGCCAAAACCCTTCCACCCCCGGGAACTCCTGGCCCGGGTCAAAAGTGTTCTCCGGCGCGCCCGTTCCCTGCCCAACGATGCCCTGGAACAAAACGAAATATTGACCTTTCGCTTTGCCGGTTGGACCCTGGACGGCCCCTCCCGACAGCTCTATACCCCCGATGGCGAGACGGTTCCCTTAAGTGGCAGCGAATTCAACCTGCTGCGCATCTTTCTGAATCATCCCAACCGGGTTTTGAGCCGTGATCAACTCCTGGACCTTTCCCATGGCCGAGAGATTGAACCCTTTGATCGCACCATCGACATGCAGGTGAGCCGGTTGCGCCGACGCTTGGGCGACGACCCAAAAAATCCCATACTTATCAAAACCGTCCGTAGTGCCGGTTATGTTTTTTGCGCTCGGGTGGAAAAAAACAGCTGA
- a CDS encoding Hpt domain-containing protein, with the protein MASSPDRIKVSIDSDLEDITPGYLANRQKDLLNLPEALKNKDFSALQVIGHRMKGSGAGYGFDAITDIGRLIEMAARDQNEADIQKGIDDLRDYLDRVEVTYV; encoded by the coding sequence ATGGCGTCTTCGCCTGACCGAATCAAGGTAAGCATCGACAGTGATCTGGAGGATATCACCCCGGGCTACCTGGCAAATCGGCAAAAAGATTTGCTGAATCTACCTGAAGCTTTGAAAAACAAGGATTTTTCTGCCTTGCAAGTCATCGGTCACCGGATGAAAGGCTCTGGTGCCGGTTATGGATTTGATGCCATCACCGATATTGGTCGTCTTATCGAAATGGCTGCAAGAGACCAAAATGAGGCGGATATCCAGAAGGGGATCGATGACCTCAGGGACTATCTGGATCGGGTTGAAGTGACTTACGTTTGA